The DNA region CTGTCGCGCTGGCGTCATCCCTTTGCCTCTCATCTGGTGCGTAACCGCACCACCAGTATGTGACGCCTCCGGGCCGTCACGCCACTCCTCCGCACGATCCCCGTGCGGGCCCGCTCCCGGACCGGCGGAGCGCGCCCACCACCACCTCCGAAGGACCGACCCATGTCCTATCTGCTGCACATCGACTCCTCCTCGCTCGGCACGGCCTCGGTCTCGCGCCAGGTCGCGCGGTCTTTCCTGGACGGCTGGAGGGGCGAGGTCGTCCACCGCGACCTGGCTGCTTCGCCGGTGCCCCATCTGTCCGCGGCCGGCATATCCGCCCGCGCCACCGCTCGCGCCCGGTACACGGCCGAGGAAGCCGAAGCGGCCGCGACGCAGGACGCGTTGATCGAGGAGTTCCTCGGCGCGAGCGCCTACCTCTTCACGGTCCCGATGTACAACCTGACGATGCCGTCGGCGTTCAAGGCGTGGCTGGACCAGATCATGGTCTTCGGCCGCACCCTGGAATTCCAGGCCCCGGCACCGGCCGCCGGCCGCCCGGCGGTGGTGGTCTCGGCGCGCGGCGGCGGCTACGGCCCCGGCACACCCAAGCACGGGCTGGACTACGTCGTGCCCGTCCTTGAGACCCTGCTCGGCCGCCAGGAGATGCTGGGCCTCGACGTCACCGTCATCGTTCCCGAACTGACGATGGCGCCCCACGCACCGGCCATGGCCGACCTGCTGCCGAAGCACGAGGCGTCCATGGCCGAGGCCCACCGCCGGGCGCGCGAGCTCGCCGCTGCGATGAACCACGGCGCGGCCGCCGCCTGACCCCGGGCCGGGGGCGGGGGCGGCCCTACCCGGGTGACCCTGGGCGGGCGGGGCGGCACGTCGGGCGGGGGCGGCCACGGGAGCGTGGAAGGGTCCCGGTGATCCGACGGAACGGTCCGGGGCGGCCCCACGTGCCCCCGGCGCCGCGCCCCGGCACGAGGAGAGGACCTCCCCCATGCACCATGCCCTGCCCGCCGCGCTCGCGGCCACCGCCCTGGCCGCCGCCGCGGCACTCGCCCCCGCCCCCGCCTCCGGCGCGGACCCCGCCTCCGCCTCCGGCGCGAACCCCGCCTCCGCGCGGAGCGCCACCGCCCCCGCGCGGAGCGCCACCGCCTCCCCCATCAAGCACCTGGTCGTGCTCTTCGACGAGAACGTCTCCTTCGACCACTACTTCGGCACGTACCCGAAAGCCGCCAACACCGACGGCACCCGCTTCACCGCCGCGCCCGCCGCCCCCGGCGCCGCCGCCCCCGTGAACCTCCTCAGCGACCACGCCCGCCTGCTGACGCACAACCCGAACCAGTACCAGCCCCGCCGGCTGACCCCGGCCCAGGCGCTGACCTGCGACCAGAACCACAGCTACACCCCGGAGCAGCAGGCGTTCGACGGCGGCCGGATGGACCGGTTCGTGGAGCACACGAGCAGCGACAGGTGCTCGGGCGAGTACGGCAGCCCGGGGCTGACCATGGACTACTTCGACGGCAACACCGTCACCGCGCTGTGGAACTACGCCCAGAACTACACGCTGGGCGACAACAGCTTCGGCGACGTGTTCGGCCCGTCCACGCCGGGCGCGCTGAACCTGGTCGCGGGGACGACGTACGGCGGGGTCACCGTCGACCCGGAGACGGGCGCGCACCTGCCGCCGGACCGTTCCACCACCGTGGGCAGCCCGGACCCGAAGACCGGCGTGGGCACGGTGTACGCCGACTCCGACCCGGCGTACGACGACTGCTCGGACGCCAACCGCACCGCGCAGGACCGCCTGACCGCGGTGCGCGGCCGGACGATCGGCGACCTGCTGACCGCGAAGGGCGTGACGTGGGGCTGGTTCCAGGGCGGCTTCGCGCCGACCTCGACGCCCGGCGGAAGGGCGGTGTGCGGCTCCGCGCACACCAACGTGGGCGGCGCGCGGGTGCTGGACTACTCGCCGCACCACGAGCCGTTCCAGTACGTCGCCTCGACGGCGAACCCGCACCACCTGCCGCCGACCTCGACCGCGATGATCGGCCGCCAGGACCGGGCCAACCACCAGTACGACCTGCGGGACTTCGACCGCGCGCTGGCGGCGGGCAACCTGCCCGCGGTGTCGTACCTGAAGGCCGCGCAGTACCAGGACGGCCACGCCGGCTACTCCGACCCGCTGGACGAGCAGCACTTCCTGGTCGCGCACATCAACGCGATCGAGAAGTCCCCGCTGTGGGCGAGCACGGCGGTCGTGGTGGCGTACGACGACTCGGACGGCTGGTACGACCAGGCGATGACGCCGGTGACGAACGGCTCGACGGACGCGGCCGCGGACACCCCGATGTGCCGGCGCGGCCCGGCGGCGCTGGGCGGGCAGCAGGACCGCTGCGGGCCCGGTCCGCGGCTGCCGCTGCTGCTGATCTCGCCGTACGCGCGGCGCGGGCACGTCGACCACACGCTGACCACGCAGTCCTCGGTGCTGCGGTTCGTGGAGGACAACTGGGGGACCGGGCGGCTGGGCGGCGGCTCGTTCGACGCGACGGCGCACCGGCTGGACGGGATGTTCGACTTCGCGCACCCGCAGCGGCGCGCGGTGCTGCTGGCCGCGGACGGCTCGGTGGCGGCGACGCCGCCCGTGCGGGTCGCGGCCGGGCGGATGACCGCGCTGCCGGACGCGGACCGGGTCGCGCCGGCCGCGGCGTACGCCTCGGCGGGCGGCGGCGGACTGCCGGGGGTCGGCGGCGGGCTGAGCGGCGGTCAGGTCGCGGCCGGGGGCGCGGCGGTGGCGCTCGCGGCGGCCGGGGCGGGCGCGTGGCTGCTGCGGCGACGGCGCCGCGCACCTCGGTCGTCTTAACCGATGATGGCCCTGACCAGTCGTCTGATTACGCTGTCCGGAGGATAGACTTCACCGATTGCAGACTTGTGACCGCTGGTGCGGAATCGCGGCTGGGGAGGGCAAGGAGCATGGCACAGGCGAAGAAGGTCACCATCTACATCCTGGTGATCTTCGTGCTCTACACGATCATCGATCAGCCCGCCCGCGCCGCCGACCTCGTCCAGGTGGGCTTCGAGGGCATATCCAACGCCGCGAAGAGCATCGGGAAGTTCATGCACGACCTCGCGAACTGACGGCCGTTCCGGCCGCGAGGAGCAGCCCCTGCCGCACCCGCGGCGGGGGCTTCGCCGTGCCGGGGGCGCCCCTGTTCGTACAACACGGCAATATGCGGTGCTTGCGCAACGGACACATGAATTGTGATGCTATGACCGCTTTTGCGACATTCAACGAGGTGTTTCCGCCCGGCGGGGGCAGCGAAGGTCGACACGAAGCGTCAACGCAGAACGTCAACGCAAAGGGGTGTGGTGTGCCGGTGCCGGCCCGTACCAGGACACGGACGCCCAGTGCCAACGCGGCGGACGCGCGGGCGCTGACCCAGGTGCTCTTCGAGCAGATCGCCGAACTGGAGCCGGGCACGCCCGAGCACACCCGGGTGCGGGCCGCGCTGATCGAGGTCAACCTGCCGCTGGTGCGCTACGCCGCCGCCCGCTTCCGCAGCCGCAACGAGCCCATGGAGGACGTGGTCCAGGTCGGCACGATCGGGCTGATCAACGCGATCGACCGGTTCGACCCCAGCCGCGGCGTGCAGTTCCCGACCTTCGCGATGCCGACGGTGGTCGGGGAGATCAAACGTTACTTCAGGGACAACGTGCGGACCGTGCACGTGCCGCGCCGGCTGCACGAGCTGTGGGTCCAGGTCAGCGGCGCGATCGAGGATCTGACGGTGCTGCACGGGCGGTCGCCGACCACCGCGGAGATCGCCGAGCGGCTGAAGCTGTCCGAGGACGAGGTGCTGGCGTGCCTGGAGGCCGGCCGCGCCTACCACGCGACCTCGCTGGAGGCCGCGCAGGAGGGCGACGGCTCTCCCGGACTGCTGGACCGGCTCGGCTACGAGGACCCGGCGCTCGGCGGCGTCGAGCACCGCGACCTGGTCCGGCACCTGCTGGTGCAACTGCCCGAGCGGGAGCGGCGCATCCTGCTGCTGCGCTACTTCGGCAACCTCACCCAGTCGCAGATCAGCGCCGAGCTGGGCGTTTCCCAGATGCACGTGTCCCGGCTGCTGTCGCGCAGCTTCGCCCGGCTGCGATCCGCAAACCAGCTCGAAGCGTAGTCCTGCGGGATTAGGCCACCTGCGCGGATATGTCGACATGGCGCTACAGCGTGTTGCCGACATGTGACATTCTGCGGAGACCGCGTTTGTCGCGGGCGGACCTCCGGTATTCCAGAGGAGGAACAACCGTCGCTCGCGACACCCGTCCGCGACCTCAAGGGGGTGGCATGTCCGTACAGGTGGGCAGTCCCAAGGTGCAGAGCCCTGACGCGACCGCACCGAACGATGCTCCGCACGGCGTTCACGGCGAGGCCATCGACACCCGCACGCTGTCCCGTTCGCTCTTCCTGCGCCTGGCGGAGCTGCCGGTGGACAGCGCGGAGCGCACCTACGTCCGCGACACCCTGATCGAGCTGAACCTGCCCCTCGTGCGGTACGCCGCCGCCCGCTTCCGCAGCCGCAACGAGCCGATGGAGGACATCGTCCAGGTCGGCACGATCGGGCTGATCAAGGCAATCGACCGGTTCGACTGCGAGCGCGGCGTGGAGTTCCCGACCTTCGCGATGCCGACGATCGTCGGCGAGGTGAAGCGATTCTTCCGCGACACCTCGTGGTCGGTGCGGGTGCCGCGGCGGCTCCAGGAGCTGCGGCTGGCGCTCACCAAGGCCAGCGACGAGCTGTCCCAGCGCCTCGACCGCTCGCCGACCGTCGCCGAACTCGCCGGCAGCCTCGGGGTCTCCGAGGAGGACGTGGTCGACGGCCTCGCGGTCGGCAACGCGTACACCGCCTCCTCGCTGGACTCCCCGCCGCCGGAGGACGACGGCGGCGAGGGCACCCTCGCGGACCGCCTCGGCTACGAGGACACGGCGCTGGAGGGCGTGGAGTACCGCGAGTCGCTCAAGCCGCTGCTGGCGCAACTGCCGCCGCGCGAGCGCCAGATCATCATGCTGCGGTTCTTCGCGAACATGACGCAGTCACAGATCGGCGAGGAGGTCGGCATCTCGCAGATGCACGTCTCCCGGCTGCTCACGCGGACCCTGTCGCAGCTGCGCGAGGGGTTGACGGCGGAGGCGTAGGGAAGGGGCGCGCGGGTCGCTGCCGCGCGCCCTGGTCCGGCTGGGCGTCCGCGCCCTCGCCCGGCCGCGCCCCTGCCCGGCGGGGGTGCGGGGCTACTTCATCGCCAGGGCGATCGCCCCGACGATCACCAGCAGGACGATCACCGCGCCGACGACGACGCCCGCGCGCACCTTGGTCTGCGCGCGCTGCACCTCCGCTGCGGGGGGCTGCTCGTCGACGAAGGCACGGAACATCTGCGTGCTGCCGGCCGGGTCGTAGTTGTGGTCCGGCTGAGGCGTGTGGTTCGACATGCCGCCTGACCTTAGCGTGTCCCTGTGAACGGCGGCACCCCCGCCCGCGGGGGAGAGCGCCGTAGGCTCGTGGGCATGGCACGCATCGGAACCTCATCTCTCGACGTCTTCCCGCTCTCCCTGGGCGGCAACGTCTTCGGCTGGACCGCTGACGAGGACCAGTCCTTCGCCGTCCTGGACGCCTTCACGGCCGCCGGCGGCGACTTCATCGACACCGCGGACGCGTACTCGGCCTGGGTCGAGGGCAACTCCGGCGGCGAGTCCGAGACCGTCATCGGCCACTGGCTGGCCAAGCGCGGGCGGCGCGACGACGTGGTCATCGCCACCAAGGTCGGCTCGCACCCGCAGCTGCGCGGGCTCAGGGCCGACACCATCCGGCGCGGCGCCGACGCGTCGCTGGCCCGCCTGGGCACCGACCACATCGACGTCTACTACACCCACCGGGACGACCCCGACACCCCGGTCGAGGAGATCGTCACCGCGCTGGACGCGCTCGTGAAGGCCGGGAAGGTGCGGGTGCTCGGCGCGTCCAACATCTCGCCGGAGCGGCTGGCCGCGTCGCTGGACTTCGCGGAGCGGGAGGGGCTGGCGCGGTACGAGATCGTGCAGCCGCACTACAACTTGGTGGAGCGGGAGGCGTACGAGGGGGCGGCTGCCGATCTCGTGGCGGCGCGGGGGCTGTCCGCGGCGCCCTACGCGGGGCTGGCGGCGGGGTTCCTCACCGGGAAGTACCGGGTGGGCACGCAGGTCGCGAGCGCGCGGGCGGCGGGGGCGTCGCGGTATGTGGGGACGGAGCGGGGGGAGCGGGTGCTGTCCGCTCTCGACGAGGTGGCGGGAGCGCGGGGGGTCGAGGCGGGCAGCGTGGCGCTGGCGTGGCTCCTGGCGCAGCGGACGGTGGTGGCGCCGATCGCCAGTGCGCGGACGCCCGAGCAGCTCCCGGCGCTGCTCGCGGGGGTTCAGCTGACGCTGACCCCCGAAGAGCTGTCCCTGCTCGACCACGCCTCGCGCTGAGCGCCCGCCGCCGGGGGCTACTGGGCGAGCCGGGCTGGAAAGCCACCCGTGGCGATGGGGCTCCAGCGGGTCGGGGTGACGCGGATCAGGGACTTGCCCTGGCGGATCATCGCCTCGCGGTACTCCGCCCAATCGGGGTGCTCCCCGGAGATGTTGCGGAAGTACTCGACGAGGGGCTCGACCGCCTCGGGGACGTCGAGGACCTCCGCGGTTCCGTCGACCTGGACCCAGGGGCCGTTCCACTCGTCGGACAGGACGACCACGCTGACGCGCTCGTCGCGCCGCGCGTTGCGGGTCTTGGCCCGCTCGGGGTAGGTGGAGACGACGATCCGCCCGGAGTCGTCCACCCCGCAGGTCAGCGGGGACGCCTGCGGGCGGCCGTCCGCGCGGGTGGTGAGCAGGATCGCCCGGTGCCGGGGCCGGACGAAGTCCAGCAGCTCGTCGAGCGAGACGGTCGTGTTCGTGGCGATGTTGGGAGCCATGCCCGCAGCCTACGTCGCGCGGAAGCGGACCGCCGTGTCCGTCCCTGGTCGCGGCGGCCGCCTCCTGTTCGGGTCCCGGCGGCCTCGCCTCGGCCGTCCCCTGCCTCGGCTGCCGCCAGGACCCGTATCCCGGTCCACCCGCCTGGACCTCTCCGCTGCGGGAACAGGCAGGTGGCACGGGACTTCTTCTACGCCCCCGTGGGACGGACGCCTTCGGCTTCCGCCGAACGGCCTGTACCCGCGGTGGCCTGCTGCAAACCGTTTCGGTTGCGCAGGGCAACTTCTTTGATGAAGAGCACCAGTATGAAGGCAACGAGCGCGCACGGCGCGGCGTACAGGAAGACGTCCGCGACGCCGTGCCCGTACGCGCCCTCGACCACGCCCCGCACCGGCGCGGGGAGCGTGTCCACGTCGGGGATGCCGCCGCTCGCGCCGGCCGCGTGGTCGATGTGCAGCCGGGCCAGGCCGTCGGAGACGAAGTGGGTGACCCGGTTGCCGAGCACCGCGCCCAGCGCGCTGACGCCGACCGCGCCGCCGAGCGACCGGAAGAAGGTGACCAGCGAGCTGGCCGCGCCGAGGTCGCCCACGGTGACCTGGTTCTGCACCGCCAGCACGAGGTTCTGCATCATCATGCCGAT from Actinacidiphila sp. DG2A-62 includes:
- a CDS encoding PPOX class F420-dependent oxidoreductase — encoded protein: MAPNIATNTTVSLDELLDFVRPRHRAILLTTRADGRPQASPLTCGVDDSGRIVVSTYPERAKTRNARRDERVSVVVLSDEWNGPWVQVDGTAEVLDVPEAVEPLVEYFRNISGEHPDWAEYREAMIRQGKSLIRVTPTRWSPIATGGFPARLAQ
- a CDS encoding RNA polymerase sigma factor SigF, which encodes MPVPARTRTRTPSANAADARALTQVLFEQIAELEPGTPEHTRVRAALIEVNLPLVRYAAARFRSRNEPMEDVVQVGTIGLINAIDRFDPSRGVQFPTFAMPTVVGEIKRYFRDNVRTVHVPRRLHELWVQVSGAIEDLTVLHGRSPTTAEIAERLKLSEDEVLACLEAGRAYHATSLEAAQEGDGSPGLLDRLGYEDPALGGVEHRDLVRHLLVQLPERERRILLLRYFGNLTQSQISAELGVSQMHVSRLLSRSFARLRSANQLEA
- a CDS encoding phospholipase C; amino-acid sequence: MHHALPAALAATALAAAAALAPAPASGADPASASGANPASARSATAPARSATASPIKHLVVLFDENVSFDHYFGTYPKAANTDGTRFTAAPAAPGAAAPVNLLSDHARLLTHNPNQYQPRRLTPAQALTCDQNHSYTPEQQAFDGGRMDRFVEHTSSDRCSGEYGSPGLTMDYFDGNTVTALWNYAQNYTLGDNSFGDVFGPSTPGALNLVAGTTYGGVTVDPETGAHLPPDRSTTVGSPDPKTGVGTVYADSDPAYDDCSDANRTAQDRLTAVRGRTIGDLLTAKGVTWGWFQGGFAPTSTPGGRAVCGSAHTNVGGARVLDYSPHHEPFQYVASTANPHHLPPTSTAMIGRQDRANHQYDLRDFDRALAAGNLPAVSYLKAAQYQDGHAGYSDPLDEQHFLVAHINAIEKSPLWASTAVVVAYDDSDGWYDQAMTPVTNGSTDAAADTPMCRRGPAALGGQQDRCGPGPRLPLLLISPYARRGHVDHTLTTQSSVLRFVEDNWGTGRLGGGSFDATAHRLDGMFDFAHPQRRAVLLAADGSVAATPPVRVAAGRMTALPDADRVAPAAAYASAGGGGLPGVGGGLSGGQVAAGGAAVALAAAGAGAWLLRRRRRAPRSS
- a CDS encoding RNA polymerase sigma factor SigF, whose amino-acid sequence is MSVQVGSPKVQSPDATAPNDAPHGVHGEAIDTRTLSRSLFLRLAELPVDSAERTYVRDTLIELNLPLVRYAAARFRSRNEPMEDIVQVGTIGLIKAIDRFDCERGVEFPTFAMPTIVGEVKRFFRDTSWSVRVPRRLQELRLALTKASDELSQRLDRSPTVAELAGSLGVSEEDVVDGLAVGNAYTASSLDSPPPEDDGGEGTLADRLGYEDTALEGVEYRESLKPLLAQLPPRERQIIMLRFFANMTQSQIGEEVGISQMHVSRLLTRTLSQLREGLTAEA
- a CDS encoding FMN-dependent NADH-azoreductase, encoding MSYLLHIDSSSLGTASVSRQVARSFLDGWRGEVVHRDLAASPVPHLSAAGISARATARARYTAEEAEAAATQDALIEEFLGASAYLFTVPMYNLTMPSAFKAWLDQIMVFGRTLEFQAPAPAAGRPAVVVSARGGGYGPGTPKHGLDYVVPVLETLLGRQEMLGLDVTVIVPELTMAPHAPAMADLLPKHEASMAEAHRRARELAAAMNHGAAAA
- a CDS encoding aldo/keto reductase; this encodes MARIGTSSLDVFPLSLGGNVFGWTADEDQSFAVLDAFTAAGGDFIDTADAYSAWVEGNSGGESETVIGHWLAKRGRRDDVVIATKVGSHPQLRGLRADTIRRGADASLARLGTDHIDVYYTHRDDPDTPVEEIVTALDALVKAGKVRVLGASNISPERLAASLDFAEREGLARYEIVQPHYNLVEREAYEGAAADLVAARGLSAAPYAGLAAGFLTGKYRVGTQVASARAAGASRYVGTERGERVLSALDEVAGARGVEAGSVALAWLLAQRTVVAPIASARTPEQLPALLAGVQLTLTPEELSLLDHASR